The segment TGCCGATCATGTCGCACTCGGCGGCGACCCGGCCGGGTGGGAGGCCCATGCGGTACCGGGGCGCGGCACGATGGACGGCATCGCCGTGCAGGTGGCCACGGCGTGGGACGCCGCGGTCCCGCGCCCGGCCGATCCGCCCGCGATCTGGCGCCCTCGAGAGCTCACCGGGTTCGTGACGCGGCGCTCGCCGCAGGCGCGCGCGGCGCTTCGCACCTGGGAGGAGGCGGGGGCCGCACTGATCGACCTCGACGCCTTCGACGCCGGAGTGGAGCGCGGCAGTCGGACCGGGCGCGTCGTGGTCGTCGGCGAACCTGATGAGTGGCAGCGGCACTGGCGGACCCTCGGGCTGATCCGGTCTGACCACGACCTGGTCGTCGACGCCGCCTGCGGGCCGGAGTATCGGATGCTGACGGCCGACCGCGACCTTCCTCCGTACTGCCTGACCGGACGCGGCCGAGCCTGGCTGCGCCACGCGGGTGGCGAGCCCCGCCGCATCCTTCTTCCCGACGTACCCGCGCATGCTTGACCGCCGTCAGCCGCTGGCCATAACGTCAGCGCATGGCAACCTCCCCTGTGACCCTGGGCCGACCCGAAGGCAAGGGCCTCGCAGCGGGGACGCTGGGGCTCTGGGGCTCGACCGTGATCGGTCTGGCATCGACGGCACCGGTGTACTCGCTGGTCGCAACCCTCGGATTCGTGGTCCTCGCCGTCGGCGCCCAGGCGCCGATCGCGTTCATCATCGCCTTCGTGCCGATGCTGTTCATCGCCTTCGCCTACCGCGAGCTCAACAATGCCGTGCCCGACTGCGGCACGACATTCACCTGGAGCACGAAGGCCTTCGGCCCCTGGGTCGGGTGGCTCGGCGGGTGGGGAGTGGCCGTGGCGGGCACGATCGTTCTCGCCAATCTCGCCCAGATCGCCGGCATCTACTTCTGGGCACTCTTCGGAGACGGCTCGTTGGCCGAGAACGTGCCGCTGGTCACCGCCACCGGTGTTCTCTTCATCGCCCTGATGACCTGGGTGAGCTGGCGGGGGGTGGAGATCGGCGAACGGATCCAGAACGTCCTCCTCGCCATCCAGTACCTCCTCCTGGCGGTCTTCATCGTCGCCGCGCTCTGGCATTTCTTCACCGGCACCGCCCCGAACCCCACGCCGTTCGACCTGGCCTGGTTCAACCCGCTCGGCTTCACCGATTGGAGCGCGTTCACCGAGGCCATCCTCCTGGCGATCTTCATCTACTGGGGGTGGGACACCTGCCTCGCGCTGAACGAGGAGACCAAGGACCCCAAGCGCATCCCGGGTCGGGCGGCGCTCCTGACCACCCTCATCCTCGTCTTCACCTACGTCGGCGTCACCGTCGCGGCGATGATGTACGCCGGTCTGGGCTCCACGGGCGTGGGCCTGGGCAACGAGGCCAACGCCGACGACATCTTCCTGGCGCTCAAGGACGACCTGCTCGGTCCTCTCGCCCCGCTGCTCCTGATCGCGGTGCTCATCTCCGCCGTGTCGTCGACGCAGACGACGATCCTCCCCACCGCGCGTGGCACCCTGTCGATGGCGGTGTACAAGGCACTGCCGCAGCGGTTTCGCACGGTGCACCCCGTATACAAGACCCCTTCGTTCTCCACGATCGTCATGGGCATCGTCGCGAGCCTGTACTACATCGGGATGACGCTCATCAGCGACAACATCCTGCAGGACTCGATCCTGTCGCTCGGCCTCGCGATCGCCTTCTACTACGCGTTGACCGGATATGCCTGCGTCTGGTATTTCCGACGCGACCTGTTCACCTCGGCGCGGAACCTCGTCTACCGCGGCATCCTGCCGTTGCTCGGCGCGCTGATGCTGAGCTACGCGTTCATCCAGTCCGCGATCGACATGTACGACGTCGACTACGGATACACCGTCCTGCTGGGTGTGGGCGGCACCTTCGTCGTCGGCGTCGGTTCGTTGGCGATCGGCGTCGTGCTGATGTTCATCTGGTACGCGTTCCCCGCGTCCAAGCCCTTCTTCCGCGGTGAGCGACTCAACCGTGACACTCCGGTGCTCGTGCCCGATGAGGGGGCCTATCAGCGGTCGGTGGACGGCGGGCTCAGCTGATCGTGCTCCCTGCGACCTCGGTGCTCAGCCGAGGACATCGACGGGGCGGATCACGCCGACGTCTCGGCCGCCGCCGGTGACCGACAGCGGAAGCTCGGCGAGTGTCGCGGCGACGTCGGCCGCAGGCAGCGCGCCATGACGCTCGAGGAGGCGCAGGGCGACCGCGGTGGCCGCACGCGACGACCCGTCGAGGATCTTCAGCGCGACGGTCGCGCCGCCCGGGGCTGTCATCACCAGCACGCCCTCGGCGCCGGTCTTGGCGAAGACGCCGAGGCGCTCGATGGCGACCGTGTCGGGGCGACCGGGCCCTTCGATGGTCCAGGGGTGCTCGCGCACCGTGCGGACGAGGGTTCCGGCCTGGCGGTGCAGCGCGAACGGCGACCGCTCCGATGACACCCCGATGCGGTGGACGGCCCGGGCGAGACCCAGCAGGGTGACGGCATGGACCGGAGCCCCGCAGCCGTCGACGGCGGTCGCGGCGACGCGCTCGCCGGTGAGACGTTCGATCACCTCGCGGATGCGGGCCTGCAGCGGATGCTCGGGCTGGAGGTAGGTCTCCGTGTCCCAGCCGTTCGCGGCGGCGGTCAGGAGCATGGCGGCGTGCTTTCCCGAGCAGTTCATCCGCTCGCGCGTGGGCTCGCCGCCGGCGCGGACGACAGCGTCACGCGTGGGCTGGTCCGACGGCCAGGCCGGAGGGCAGCCGAGCGCGCGTTCGTCCAGACCGGCACGATCCAGGATGCCGCGGACGACGGACACATGCCGGTCGGTGCCGGTGTGGCTCGCGGTCGAAAGGCCCAGCTCCTCGCCGGCGAGGTCGGCACCCGCCGTGAGGAGAGCGAGCGCCTGCAGCGGCTTGAGGCTCGAGCGGGGGAGGATGAGCGCCTCGACGTCGCCGAGCCGTTCGGAGACCACGCCGTCAGCATCCAGAACCACGGCGACGCCGCTGTGACGGGACTCCACGAATCCGCTGCGTTCGACGACGGCGAGCTCGACGGCCTCTGCGGCGGCGATGGTCTGCGGCACGCACGTCAGCCTACCCTCGACCTCTCAGGCGGCTGGATCCCGCATGGGAGACTGAGGTCATGTGGGGTGAGCATCGATACGCGCTGCGCGCGACGTGGACGGGTAACCGGGGGAACGGCACGAGCGGGTACCGGGACTACGACCGCTCGGTCACCATCGAGATCGACGGCAAGCCCACACTGCTCGCCTCGGCTGACAAGCCGTTCCGGGGAGACCCGGCGCGATGGAACCCCGAAGACCTCCTCCTCGCGGCGCTCAGCGAGTGCCACCTGCTGTCGTACCTCCACGCGTGCGTCATGACCGGAGTCGTCGTGGTCGGCTACGACGACGAGGCGACCGGTCTCATGGTCGAGGACGGCGCGGGGAGCGGCGCATTCCGCGAGGTGGTGCTGCACCCGCGTGTCGCGGTCGCTTCAGAGGAGATGAGGGATGCCGCCATCGCCGCGCATGATAAGGCCCATGCCCTGTGCTTCATCGCCAACTCGGTCAACTTTCCGGTGCGCCATGAGCCGACCATCCTGGTGGCTGACGCGTCGGAGTGACGGTCGCGGCGTCGCTCTCACGCTCGGGTGGCGCGAGTGGTCGGGTTGCGGCGCCGGATGCGACCATCTGCGCCACCTCCGCCCCGCGCGACGATCTACAGGCGCTCGTGCGGAAGCACCTGTTTGATGCGCTCGATGGGGTTCTGCGCGGGAACCTCGTTGTACACACCGGCGAGCTCCTGCTCGCTGAGGGCGTGGATCCCCGCCATGATCTCGTCGGTCGCCCCTCGGCGCGCGCGCCCCGAGGAGGCCGCGCCGTGGTGCGAGAGGTCCAGCGGCGTTCCGAACCGGACGGTGATGCGCTCGGAGAACGACGGGCGTTTCGCCCCCACCGGCATCACGCGGTCGGTCCCGATGAGTCCCACCGGCACCACGGGGGCGCCGGTCTCCAGCGCGAGGAAGGCGACGCCGGTGCGGCCCTTGTAGAGCCGTCCGTCCAGCGAGCGCGTGCCCTCGGGATAAAGCGCCACCGCGCGCCCCTCCGCCAGCAGCCGGCGCTGCTGCTCGAGGGCGTCGAGCGCTGCCTGACCCGCCCCGCGCTGAACGGGGATGGCGCCGATCGCGCGGAAGAACTCCCGCGACATCCAGCCCTTCATCCCCGTGCCCTCGAAGTAGCTGGACTTGGCGAGGAAGTGCACCGGGCGGGGCGCGGCGACCGGGATGGCGATGGAGTCGATGAACGACAGGTGGTTGCTGGCGAAGATCACAGGGCCCTGGCGTGGAACGTTGCCCTTGCCCTCGACCCTCGGACGGTAGATGAGTCGCCCCAGCGGCGCGATCACCATCCGCCCCAGCGCATAAGTGATGCCGATCGATTGCGAGGACGCGTCGGTGGCCCCCGGGGGGAGATCGCTGGCTGCCTCGGACGTCACCAGACGAGGGTACTCTCGCTCCTATTCCGTCGTCGGCATCCCCGCCATCCGACCCCACGCGCGCCGGCCTTCGCGGCCTCTCAGCCCAGACAGAGGAAAGGTAGGCCAGGATGGGGAGGTCCTCCCGTCCCTCGACCCTGAGGTTTTTGTGCGTATTCGACCGCTCGCCGCTCTGTCCGTCGCCGCCGTATCGGTCTTGATGTTGACGTCGTGCTCCGGCGCCGCGCCCGACGCGACCGAGTCGCCGTCGGCCCAGGTCGCCGATCTGTGCGATTCGGTCGCCCCGTCGGGCGACGCGTCCGAAGCGGTCACGGTCGAGGGCGAGCCCGGCGCCGCATCTCAGGCGGTCTTCACCGCGCCGCTGGAGATCTCCGAGCTGCAGAGCACCGTCGTCACCGAGGGGGAGGGCGACGCGGTCGAGGCCGGTGAGCTCGTCAACATCGCCTTCACCGCCTTCAGCGCCGAGACCGGCGAAGAGCTGGGATCGCTCAACTACGAGCCCGGCCAGTTCCTGCCGCAGCAGATCTCCGCAGACAACCCCATCGGCCAGGTCCTGGGGTGCGCGACGCCCGGCACGCGCGTCGTCGCCACCTTCCCCGCGACCGAGACCAACGGCGGCGAGGTCTACGTCTTCGACTTCCTCGAGACCGTCCCCGATGCGGCGTGGGGCACTGAGCAGCCCGCGCCCGAGGGGCTTCCCGAGGTGGACCTGGCGGATGACGGCGAGCCGACCATCACGGTTCCCGACACCGACGCTCCCACCGAGGTGGAGCTTGCGACGCTGAAGCAGGGCGATGGCGAGACCGTCGCGCCCGGTGACACCGTGCTGGTGCAGTACACCGGCGTGAAGTGGTCGGACAACGAGATTTTCGACTCCAGCTGGGAGGCCGGGACCCCCACGTCGTTCCAGACCACCGGTGTGGTCGACGGATTCCGTCAGGCACTGGAGGGTCAGACCGTCGGTTCGCAGGTGCTCGTGGTGATCCCGCCGGAGTTCGGCTACGGCGCCGTGGAGGGCAACGAGCTGCAGGAGGAGACCCTGGTCTTCGTCGTCGACATCCTCGGCGTCCAGCACGCCGTACCCACGACCGCACCCTGACGCCGCCGGCGCGCTGGGAGCGCGGATAGGCTGACCGGATGCGGCGCATCCTCGTCCTCGGCTCCACCGGCTCCATCGGCACGCAGGCCCTCGAGGTCATCGCAGCCAATCCCGATCGCTTCGAGGTGGCCGGTCTCGCGACGGGACGTCGGCATGATCTGATGACCGTGCAGGCCGAGCAGTTCGGAGTCGCCGAGAGCGCGTGCGCGCTCGGCGCGGTCGAGGCGGAGCAGCTCGTCCGCGACGTCGAGGCCGATGTCGTGCTCAACGGAATCACCGGTTCCGTGGGGCTCGGCCCCACCCTCGCCGCACTCGAGACCGGCCGCACATTGGCGTTGGCGAACAAGGAGTCGCTGATCGTGGGCGGGGAGCTGGTGACCGCCCTCGCCGCGCCGGGGCAGATCGTCCCCGTCGACTCCGAGCACTCCGCGATCGCCCAGGCGCTGCGCGCCGGTACGCACGACGAGGTGCGTCGCCTGGTGCTCACCGCGTCGGGCGGACCTTTCCGCGGGCGCTCACGGTCAGAGCTCGCCGAGGTCACTCCTGCACAGGCACTGGCCCACCCGACGTGGGACATGGGCCGGGTCGTGACGACGAACTCCGCCACGTTGGTGAACAAAGGCCTCGAGGTCATCGAGGCGCACCTGCTGTTCGGCGTGCCCTATGACGCGATCGACGTCGTCGTGCACCCGCAGTCGGTCGTGCATTCCATGGTGGAGTTCGTCGACGGGTCGACGATCGCGCAGGCGTCACCGCCCGACATGCGACTTCCCATCTCCCTGGGCCTGGACTGGCCGCAGCGCGTGGCCGGTGTCGGCGTGCCGATCGACTGGACCGGTGCGACGCGGTGGGACTTCGAGCCGCTCGATGAGGACGCCTTCCCCGCGGTGCGCCTGGCCAAACACGTCGGAGAAGCCGGCGCGACCTACCCAGCCGTGTTCAACGCGGCGAACGAGCAGGCGGTCGACGCGTTCCACGAGGGGCGTCTGCGGTTCCTCGACATCGTCGACCTGGTCGCCGACGTGGTCGACCGACACGAGGCCCCCGCCGCTCTCACCCGCGCATCGCTCGCGGACGCCGAGAGCTGGGCGAGACGCGTCGCCGACGAGCTGATCGACGCTCGCTGAGGTCGCTCTCC is part of the Microbacterium sp. ET2 genome and harbors:
- a CDS encoding APC family permease — encoded protein: MATSPVTLGRPEGKGLAAGTLGLWGSTVIGLASTAPVYSLVATLGFVVLAVGAQAPIAFIIAFVPMLFIAFAYRELNNAVPDCGTTFTWSTKAFGPWVGWLGGWGVAVAGTIVLANLAQIAGIYFWALFGDGSLAENVPLVTATGVLFIALMTWVSWRGVEIGERIQNVLLAIQYLLLAVFIVAALWHFFTGTAPNPTPFDLAWFNPLGFTDWSAFTEAILLAIFIYWGWDTCLALNEETKDPKRIPGRAALLTTLILVFTYVGVTVAAMMYAGLGSTGVGLGNEANADDIFLALKDDLLGPLAPLLLIAVLISAVSSTQTTILPTARGTLSMAVYKALPQRFRTVHPVYKTPSFSTIVMGIVASLYYIGMTLISDNILQDSILSLGLAIAFYYALTGYACVWYFRRDLFTSARNLVYRGILPLLGALMLSYAFIQSAIDMYDVDYGYTVLLGVGGTFVVGVGSLAIGVVLMFIWYAFPASKPFFRGERLNRDTPVLVPDEGAYQRSVDGGLS
- a CDS encoding asparaginase, producing MPQTIAAAEAVELAVVERSGFVESRHSGVAVVLDADGVVSERLGDVEALILPRSSLKPLQALALLTAGADLAGEELGLSTASHTGTDRHVSVVRGILDRAGLDERALGCPPAWPSDQPTRDAVVRAGGEPTRERMNCSGKHAAMLLTAAANGWDTETYLQPEHPLQARIREVIERLTGERVAATAVDGCGAPVHAVTLLGLARAVHRIGVSSERSPFALHRQAGTLVRTVREHPWTIEGPGRPDTVAIERLGVFAKTGAEGVLVMTAPGGATVALKILDGSSRAATAVALRLLERHGALPAADVAATLAELPLSVTGGGRDVGVIRPVDVLG
- a CDS encoding OsmC family protein, with product MWGEHRYALRATWTGNRGNGTSGYRDYDRSVTIEIDGKPTLLASADKPFRGDPARWNPEDLLLAALSECHLLSYLHACVMTGVVVVGYDDEATGLMVEDGAGSGAFREVVLHPRVAVASEEMRDAAIAAHDKAHALCFIANSVNFPVRHEPTILVADASE
- a CDS encoding lysophospholipid acyltransferase family protein → MVIAPLGRLIYRPRVEGKGNVPRQGPVIFASNHLSFIDSIAIPVAAPRPVHFLAKSSYFEGTGMKGWMSREFFRAIGAIPVQRGAGQAALDALEQQRRLLAEGRAVALYPEGTRSLDGRLYKGRTGVAFLALETGAPVVPVGLIGTDRVMPVGAKRPSFSERITVRFGTPLDLSHHGAASSGRARRGATDEIMAGIHALSEQELAGVYNEVPAQNPIERIKQVLPHERL
- a CDS encoding FKBP-type peptidyl-prolyl cis-trans isomerase encodes the protein MRIRPLAALSVAAVSVLMLTSCSGAAPDATESPSAQVADLCDSVAPSGDASEAVTVEGEPGAASQAVFTAPLEISELQSTVVTEGEGDAVEAGELVNIAFTAFSAETGEELGSLNYEPGQFLPQQISADNPIGQVLGCATPGTRVVATFPATETNGGEVYVFDFLETVPDAAWGTEQPAPEGLPEVDLADDGEPTITVPDTDAPTEVELATLKQGDGETVAPGDTVLVQYTGVKWSDNEIFDSSWEAGTPTSFQTTGVVDGFRQALEGQTVGSQVLVVIPPEFGYGAVEGNELQEETLVFVVDILGVQHAVPTTAP
- the dxr gene encoding 1-deoxy-D-xylulose-5-phosphate reductoisomerase, with the protein product MRRILVLGSTGSIGTQALEVIAANPDRFEVAGLATGRRHDLMTVQAEQFGVAESACALGAVEAEQLVRDVEADVVLNGITGSVGLGPTLAALETGRTLALANKESLIVGGELVTALAAPGQIVPVDSEHSAIAQALRAGTHDEVRRLVLTASGGPFRGRSRSELAEVTPAQALAHPTWDMGRVVTTNSATLVNKGLEVIEAHLLFGVPYDAIDVVVHPQSVVHSMVEFVDGSTIAQASPPDMRLPISLGLDWPQRVAGVGVPIDWTGATRWDFEPLDEDAFPAVRLAKHVGEAGATYPAVFNAANEQAVDAFHEGRLRFLDIVDLVADVVDRHEAPAALTRASLADAESWARRVADELIDAR